A single region of the Pseudomonas solani genome encodes:
- a CDS encoding flavin monoamine oxidase family protein: MHTTNRHPADGKKPITIFGPDFPFAFDDWIEHPAGLGSIPVERQGEEVAIVGAGIAGLVAAYELMKLGLKPVVYEASKMGGRLRSQSFEGTEGIIAELGGMRFPVSSTAFYHYVDKLGLETRPFPNPLTPASGSTVIDLEGKTYYAEKMADLPALFREVADAWADALEDGAQFSEIQQAIRDRDTKRLKALWNSLVPLWDDRTFYDFVATSKAFAKLSFHHREVFGQVGFGTGGWDSDFPNSMLEIFRVVMTNCDDHQHLVVGGVQQVPLGIWRHVPERMAHWPAGTSLASLHNGAPRPGVKRIARAADGQLAVTDAWGDTRHYAAVLTTCQSWLLTTQIECEESLFSQKMWMALDRTRYMQSSKTFVMVDRPFWKDKNPVTGRDTMSMTLTDRLTRGTYLFDNGDDKPGVICLSYSWMSDALKMLPQPIEKRVKLALDALKKIYPDVDIASHIIGDPITVSWEADPHFLGAFKGALPGHYRYNQRMYAHFMQDDMPAEHKGMFIAGDDVSWTPAWVEGAVQTSLNAVWGIMKHYGGATHAANPGPGDVFAELGPIALPE, translated from the coding sequence ATGCACACCACCAATCGCCACCCCGCCGACGGCAAGAAGCCGATCACCATCTTCGGCCCTGACTTCCCCTTCGCCTTCGATGACTGGATCGAGCACCCCGCCGGCCTGGGCAGCATTCCCGTCGAGCGCCAGGGCGAGGAAGTGGCCATCGTCGGCGCCGGTATCGCCGGGCTGGTGGCCGCCTACGAGCTGATGAAGCTGGGCCTCAAGCCCGTGGTGTACGAGGCTTCGAAGATGGGCGGTCGCCTGCGCTCGCAGAGCTTCGAGGGCACCGAGGGGATCATCGCGGAGCTGGGCGGCATGCGCTTCCCGGTGTCGTCCACGGCCTTCTACCACTACGTCGACAAGCTCGGCCTTGAGACCCGCCCCTTCCCCAACCCGCTGACGCCGGCTTCCGGCAGCACGGTGATCGACCTCGAGGGCAAGACCTACTACGCCGAGAAGATGGCCGACCTGCCGGCGCTATTCCGCGAGGTGGCCGATGCCTGGGCCGATGCCCTGGAGGACGGCGCGCAGTTCAGCGAGATCCAGCAGGCCATCCGCGACCGCGACACCAAGCGCCTGAAAGCGCTGTGGAACAGCCTGGTGCCACTCTGGGACGACCGCACCTTCTACGACTTCGTCGCCACCTCCAAGGCCTTCGCCAAGCTGTCGTTCCACCACCGCGAAGTGTTCGGCCAGGTGGGCTTCGGCACCGGCGGCTGGGACTCGGACTTCCCCAACTCCATGCTGGAGATCTTCCGCGTGGTGATGACCAACTGCGACGACCACCAGCACCTGGTGGTGGGCGGCGTGCAGCAGGTGCCGCTGGGCATCTGGCGCCACGTGCCGGAGCGCATGGCCCACTGGCCGGCGGGCACCAGCCTGGCGTCCCTGCACAATGGCGCGCCGCGCCCGGGGGTGAAGCGCATCGCCCGCGCCGCCGACGGCCAGTTGGCGGTGACCGACGCCTGGGGCGACACCCGCCACTACGCGGCGGTGCTGACCACCTGCCAGAGCTGGCTGCTGACCACCCAGATCGAATGCGAGGAATCGCTGTTCTCGCAGAAGATGTGGATGGCCCTGGACCGCACCCGCTACATGCAGTCGTCGAAGACCTTCGTGATGGTCGACCGCCCCTTCTGGAAGGACAAGAACCCGGTCACCGGCCGCGACACCATGAGCATGACGCTCACCGACCGCCTCACCCGCGGCACCTACCTGTTCGACAACGGCGACGACAAGCCGGGGGTGATCTGCCTCTCCTACTCCTGGATGAGCGACGCCCTGAAGATGCTGCCGCAGCCCATCGAGAAGCGGGTGAAGCTGGCGCTGGACGCGCTGAAGAAGATCTACCCGGACGTGGACATCGCCAGCCACATCATCGGCGACCCGATCACCGTTTCCTGGGAGGCGGACCCGCACTTCCTCGGCGCCTTCAAGGGCGCGCTGCCGGGCCACTACCGCTACAACCAGCGCATGTACGCGCACTTCATGCAGGACGACATGCCCGCCGAGCACAAGGGCATGTTCATCGCCGGTGACGACGTGTCCTGGACCCCGGCCTGGGTGGAGGGCGCGGTGCAGACCTCGCTCAACGCCGTGTGGGGGATCATGAAGCACTACGGCGGCGCCACCCACGCCGCCAACCCCGGCCCGGGCGATGTGTTCGCCGAACTCGGCCCCATCGCCCTGCCGGAATGA
- a CDS encoding TonB-dependent receptor: MYKRSTAARLAGFTFSALTLAVASVAWAADEGAAGATEHVEVVGQAASIDKALKEQRASDSVESVVHADGVAQLPDQNAAEAVQRLPGVSVERDQGEGRFVSVRGLGPDLNSVTINGTLVPAPESDRRAVALDVLPAELVQSLTVIKTLTPDMDANSLGGTVDVESLSAFDHEGLFYTGSTEASYDENTDKTSPKFSGAISDRFSLGDGIDNFGVAAALSWQERKFGSDNVETGGAWDFEDGARLEELEQRDYAITRERAGGGLNFDYKPDDVSSYYLRTLYSRYKDSETRNAAGIEFDDARLPGETGDGEGYRELKDREETQEIQSYVFGGERMMGLWTLSGQAGYSQSSEDSPGHIAGATFEGIRDFTGTGFDDSKKPRLNVENGFYDPANFALDQVDWEKQNTEDTEKNIRLDLARDYDLSGYAAQAKFGGKLSRRDKTNDLEAWTYEDLDNFFSDEQLNLGQFQKGNVHYTLDRFGPGISASAIKGLLGQLNAADFYNEEESRVNDFDMSEDINAAYLMNTLDVDDWRFIAGMRYEGTEFEAKGTGIRDGDYESIERKRDYHHWLPGLHARYQIDKDTQLRAAWTKSVVRPTFGQLAPGFVIDGDEASFGNPDLSPLESTNYDFGIEHYLGRAGVVSAFVFYKDIQNFVYNTDLAGTGDWATFDEANTFANGDSAKLYGLELAYSQKFDWLPAPWNGLLLGANATFSRSDASIEGFDQASGRTLKRDIDLPNQSDTVGNLMLGWENDKLSLRLSANYKSDYLYEVAPVGDRQHDLHVDAQTFVDFSARYFLTKELQLSFEAQNLTDESYYVYTGSRSYNAQYEEYGPTYTLGLTFTHF, translated from the coding sequence ATGTACAAGCGCAGCACCGCCGCCCGGCTTGCGGGCTTCACCTTCAGCGCACTGACCCTGGCCGTGGCCAGCGTTGCCTGGGCTGCCGACGAGGGCGCGGCCGGCGCCACCGAGCACGTCGAAGTGGTCGGCCAGGCCGCCAGCATCGACAAGGCCCTGAAAGAGCAGCGCGCCTCCGACAGCGTTGAAAGCGTGGTGCATGCCGACGGCGTCGCCCAGTTGCCGGACCAGAACGCCGCCGAAGCGGTGCAGCGCCTGCCCGGCGTCTCGGTGGAGCGCGACCAGGGCGAAGGCCGCTTCGTCAGCGTGCGCGGCCTGGGCCCGGACCTGAACAGCGTCACCATCAACGGCACCCTGGTGCCGGCCCCGGAAAGCGACCGCCGCGCCGTGGCCCTGGATGTGCTGCCCGCCGAGCTGGTGCAGTCGCTCACCGTGATCAAGACCCTCACCCCGGACATGGACGCCAACTCCCTCGGCGGCACCGTCGACGTGGAGAGCCTCTCCGCCTTCGACCACGAGGGCCTGTTCTACACCGGCAGCACCGAGGCCAGCTACGACGAGAACACCGACAAGACCAGCCCCAAGTTCTCCGGCGCCATCAGCGACCGCTTCAGCCTCGGCGACGGCATCGACAACTTCGGCGTGGCCGCCGCCCTGAGCTGGCAGGAGCGCAAGTTCGGCTCCGACAACGTCGAGACCGGCGGCGCCTGGGACTTCGAAGACGGCGCCCGCCTGGAGGAGCTGGAGCAGCGCGACTATGCCATCACCCGCGAGCGCGCCGGCGGCGGCCTCAACTTCGACTACAAGCCCGACGACGTTTCCAGCTACTACCTGCGCACCCTCTACAGCCGCTACAAGGACAGCGAGACGCGCAACGCCGCCGGCATCGAATTCGATGACGCGCGCCTGCCGGGCGAAACCGGTGACGGCGAGGGTTACCGCGAGCTGAAGGACCGCGAGGAAACCCAGGAGATCCAGTCCTACGTCTTCGGCGGCGAACGCATGATGGGCCTCTGGACCCTGAGCGGGCAGGCTGGCTACAGCCAATCCAGCGAAGACAGCCCCGGCCACATCGCCGGTGCCACCTTCGAAGGCATCCGCGACTTCACCGGCACCGGCTTCGACGACAGCAAGAAGCCGCGCCTGAACGTCGAGAACGGCTTCTACGACCCGGCCAACTTCGCCCTCGACCAGGTCGACTGGGAAAAGCAGAACACCGAGGACACCGAGAAGAACATCCGCCTGGACCTCGCCCGCGACTACGACCTCTCCGGCTACGCCGCCCAGGCCAAGTTCGGCGGCAAGCTCAGCCGCCGCGACAAGACCAACGACCTGGAAGCCTGGACCTACGAGGACCTGGATAACTTCTTCAGCGACGAACAGCTCAACCTCGGCCAGTTCCAGAAGGGCAACGTGCACTACACCCTCGACCGCTTCGGCCCCGGCATCAGCGCCAGCGCCATCAAGGGCCTGCTCGGCCAGCTCAACGCCGCCGACTTCTACAACGAGGAAGAGTCGCGGGTGAACGACTTCGACATGAGCGAAGACATCAACGCCGCCTACCTCATGAACACCCTGGACGTGGATGATTGGCGCTTCATCGCCGGCATGCGCTACGAGGGCACCGAGTTCGAAGCCAAGGGCACCGGCATCCGCGATGGCGACTACGAGAGCATCGAGCGCAAGCGCGACTACCACCACTGGCTGCCCGGCCTGCACGCGCGCTACCAGATCGACAAGGACACCCAGCTGCGCGCCGCCTGGACCAAGTCCGTGGTGCGCCCGACCTTCGGCCAACTGGCCCCGGGCTTCGTCATCGACGGCGACGAAGCCAGCTTCGGCAACCCCGACCTGTCGCCCCTGGAGTCGACCAACTACGACTTCGGCATCGAGCACTACCTGGGCCGCGCCGGGGTGGTTTCGGCCTTCGTCTTCTACAAGGACATCCAGAACTTCGTCTACAACACCGACCTGGCCGGCACCGGCGACTGGGCGACCTTCGACGAAGCCAACACCTTCGCCAACGGCGACAGCGCCAAGCTCTACGGCCTGGAACTGGCCTACTCGCAGAAGTTCGACTGGCTGCCCGCCCCCTGGAACGGCCTGCTGCTGGGCGCCAACGCCACCTTCAGCCGTTCCGACGCCAGCATCGAAGGCTTCGACCAGGCCAGCGGCCGCACCCTCAAGCGCGACATCGACCTGCCCAACCAGTCCGACACCGTCGGCAACCTGATGCTGGGCTGGGAGAACGACAAACTCAGCCTGCGCCTCTCGGCCAACTACAAGTCCGACTACCTCTACGAAGTGGCCCCGGTGGGCGACCGCCAGCACGATCTGCACGTGGATGCGCAGACCTTCGTCGACTTCAGCGCCCGCTACTTCCTGACGAAGGAGCTGCAGCTTTCCTTCGAGGCGCAGAACCTCACCGACGAGAGCTACTACGTCTACACCGGCAGCCGCAGCTACAACGCCCAGTACGAGGAATACGGCCCGACCTACACCCTCGGCCTGACCTTCACCCACTTCTGA
- a CDS encoding type 1 glutamine amidotransferase — translation MRVAILQHVPFEGIGRIAQWLDLRSAQVRVHDLYADCPLPQLDDFELLIVMGGPMSVHDEAVLPWLVGEKALIRVALEGGKRVLGICLGAQLLAEALGAQVRPGEAEIGWWPMEKHALAEHSPLGRMLPQRLMAMHWHGETFDLPAGAIPLYGSAACANQGFVWQERAIGLQCHLESTPESIHALLEACPEDLALAGSVESAAAIRDGYPHCSALAPTLFRLLDYLTGPHAVLT, via the coding sequence ATGCGCGTCGCCATCCTCCAGCACGTGCCCTTCGAGGGCATCGGCCGTATCGCCCAATGGCTCGACCTGCGTTCCGCCCAGGTGCGGGTGCACGACCTCTATGCCGACTGCCCGCTGCCGCAGCTGGATGACTTCGAACTGCTGATCGTCATGGGCGGCCCGATGAGCGTCCACGACGAAGCCGTGCTGCCCTGGCTGGTCGGCGAGAAGGCGCTGATCCGCGTGGCGCTCGAGGGCGGCAAGCGGGTGCTGGGCATCTGCCTGGGCGCCCAGTTGCTGGCCGAAGCCCTGGGAGCGCAGGTGCGCCCGGGCGAGGCCGAGATCGGCTGGTGGCCCATGGAGAAACACGCCCTGGCCGAACACTCGCCCCTGGGCCGCATGCTGCCGCAGCGCCTGATGGCCATGCATTGGCACGGCGAGACCTTCGACCTGCCGGCGGGCGCCATCCCGCTCTATGGCTCGGCCGCCTGCGCCAACCAGGGCTTCGTCTGGCAGGAGCGCGCCATCGGCCTGCAATGCCACCTGGAAAGCACCCCCGAAAGCATCCACGCGCTGCTCGAAGCCTGCCCCGAAGACCTGGCCCTCGCCGGCTCGGTGGAAAGCGCCGCAGCCATCCGTGACGGCTACCCCCACTGCAGCGCCCTGGCGCCGACGCTGTTTCGCCTGCTCGACTACCTCACCGGTCCCCACGCCGTGCTGACCTGA
- a CDS encoding fimbrial protein produces MAPLPPELVVPRDAPEGLVLFDTQRWIQSGKAEVNCGGFLQHGDLWLRRGFLSGASVPGHANVYPSGVPGVGIRVAWSRDANTLPAQMSGGEFMNSPRKTDALAWGRYTPASNWWIQLIKTGPISSGTYSIPSVEVHYHDERTNALVFPAIAIAFQTRSCRLVEGSVLTRTLHKTWLKDFSGIGSTAWPLDVSIDLECDPGLDIAYRLDGLTHDASTLKNTFGITMARGVGVQLTDLQNIPLSIGSEYPLGRSVMGEKRVRIPLMARYRQVAEQVTPGHVVATATLTLFYR; encoded by the coding sequence ATGGCTCCCCTGCCACCCGAACTGGTGGTGCCGCGCGACGCGCCGGAGGGCCTCGTGCTGTTCGATACCCAGCGCTGGATCCAGAGCGGCAAGGCGGAAGTCAACTGCGGCGGGTTCCTGCAGCACGGCGACCTCTGGCTGCGCCGGGGCTTTCTCAGCGGGGCGAGCGTTCCCGGGCATGCGAACGTCTACCCGAGCGGGGTGCCGGGTGTCGGCATCCGCGTGGCCTGGTCGCGGGATGCCAACACGCTGCCGGCGCAGATGAGCGGCGGGGAGTTCATGAACTCGCCGCGCAAGACGGACGCGCTGGCCTGGGGCCGCTACACCCCCGCGAGCAACTGGTGGATCCAGTTGATCAAGACCGGGCCGATCTCCAGCGGCACCTACAGCATCCCGAGCGTGGAGGTGCACTACCACGACGAGCGCACCAACGCCCTGGTCTTCCCCGCCATCGCCATCGCCTTCCAGACGCGCAGTTGCCGCCTGGTCGAAGGCAGTGTCCTCACCCGCACGTTGCACAAGACCTGGCTCAAGGATTTTTCCGGCATCGGCAGCACTGCCTGGCCGCTCGATGTCAGCATCGACCTGGAATGCGACCCCGGCCTCGACATCGCCTACCGTCTCGACGGGCTGACCCATGATGCGTCGACCCTGAAGAACACCTTCGGCATCACCATGGCACGTGGCGTCGGGGTGCAACTGACCGACCTGCAGAACATCCCGCTGTCGATCGGCAGCGAATACCCGCTCGGCCGCAGCGTGATGGGCGAGAAGAGGGTGCGAATCCCGCTGATGGCCCGTTACCGCCAGGTTGCGGAGCAGGTGACTCCCGGCCATGTGGTCGCCACGGCCACGCTGACCCTGTTCTACCGCTGA
- a CDS encoding AraC family transcriptional regulator, with product MTIRGDWYECDSRFIPAHGQPAVLIDLALSRGIDSHRLLRGTGLFYEDILAGGQLVSPQQFLGLIGNARRLLAADDTAFLFGQRLLPGHYGAASHTLLHAEHLQDALGQLIRQRALLTPLLAPRLVLDEQDAWLYWVDACGAGEHRRFLLEASMTAVAALCRRLGGERLPWRYHFAHAQPRCIEQYWVHLGEEVRFDQHVDAMQVPRAWLTRALPEASQTAGQVARQECARQLAALGHRASLLDRLYGWLLERVREAPVLEDAALAFAMSPATFKRKLAKHGTHYQEQRDLVRKHVALYLYRIKGYGNDEVAAYLHFHDSTNFRRSLRRWTGLSPSALRQLFGA from the coding sequence ATGACCATCAGGGGTGACTGGTACGAGTGCGACAGCCGCTTCATCCCGGCCCACGGCCAGCCGGCGGTGCTGATCGACCTGGCGCTCTCGCGGGGGATCGACAGCCACCGCCTGCTGCGGGGCACCGGCCTGTTCTACGAGGACATCCTCGCCGGCGGGCAGCTGGTCAGCCCGCAGCAGTTCCTCGGGCTGATCGGCAATGCCCGGCGTCTGCTGGCCGCCGATGACACGGCCTTTCTCTTCGGCCAGCGGCTGCTGCCCGGCCACTACGGCGCCGCCAGCCACACCCTGCTGCATGCCGAGCACCTGCAGGATGCGCTGGGGCAGCTAATCCGCCAGCGCGCGCTGCTGACGCCGTTGCTGGCGCCCCGGCTGGTGCTGGACGAGCAGGACGCCTGGCTGTACTGGGTGGACGCCTGCGGGGCGGGGGAACACCGGCGCTTCCTGCTGGAGGCGAGCATGACGGCGGTGGCGGCGCTGTGCCGGCGCCTGGGCGGGGAGCGGCTGCCGTGGCGCTACCACTTCGCCCATGCCCAGCCGCGCTGCATCGAGCAGTACTGGGTGCACCTGGGGGAGGAGGTGCGCTTCGACCAGCACGTGGACGCCATGCAAGTGCCGCGCGCCTGGCTGACCCGGGCGCTGCCGGAGGCGTCGCAGACCGCCGGCCAGGTGGCACGCCAGGAATGCGCGCGCCAGCTGGCGGCGCTGGGCCATCGCGCCAGCCTGCTGGACCGGCTCTACGGCTGGCTGCTGGAGCGGGTGCGCGAGGCGCCGGTGCTGGAGGACGCGGCCCTGGCCTTCGCCATGAGCCCGGCCACCTTCAAGCGCAAGCTGGCCAAGCACGGCACGCACTACCAGGAGCAGCGTGACCTGGTGCGCAAGCACGTGGCGCTCTACCTCTACCGCATCAAGGGCTACGGCAACGACGAGGTGGCGGCGTACCTGCACTTCCACGACAGCACCAACTTCCGCCGCTCGCTCAGGCGCTGGACGGGGCTCTCCCCCAGCGCGCTGCGCCAGCTGTTCGGGGCCTGA
- a CDS encoding Lrp/AsnC family transcriptional regulator, which translates to MPESHFPLDETDRQLIAALQINARESVATLARRLGIARTTVNSRLARLERSGVISGYGVRLGQRVSEGGLQAYVGITVRPRSGKDVLRRLTGMAEVQLLCTVSGEFDYVAWLRAESPERLDLLLDEIGNVEGVERTTTSIILSCKIDRGQPLPGPA; encoded by the coding sequence ATGCCCGAAAGCCACTTCCCCCTCGACGAAACCGACCGCCAGTTGATCGCCGCCCTGCAGATCAACGCCCGGGAAAGCGTCGCCACCCTCGCCCGCCGCCTGGGCATCGCGCGCACCACGGTGAACTCGCGCCTGGCGCGCCTGGAGCGATCCGGGGTCATCAGCGGCTACGGCGTGCGCCTGGGACAGCGGGTATCCGAAGGCGGCCTGCAGGCCTACGTGGGCATCACCGTGCGGCCGCGCAGCGGCAAGGACGTGCTGCGGCGGCTGACCGGCATGGCCGAGGTGCAGTTGCTGTGCACCGTGAGCGGGGAGTTCGACTACGTGGCCTGGCTGCGGGCCGAGTCACCGGAGCGGCTGGACCTGCTGCTGGACGAGATCGGCAATGTCGAGGGCGTGGAACGCACCACCACCTCGATCATCCTCAGCTGCAAGATCGACCGGGGCCAGCCATTGCCGGGCCCGGCCTGA
- a CDS encoding GGDEF domain-containing protein codes for MTSLLKLHRLKLTALFLAANIGLLLHLAVGDLKAASEWVWLDILGEGGSALLALVWIGLVLKSRPAGRVTNLLVLGLAGVFFSWWIDSLDEFIRMPDTVHWDHWLESVPMPIGLVLLTLGIYHWHREQLAISAQMEKRERLFREHRQFDTLTPLGDADYLRRQLELGLGEAAANGQPLSLVILDIDDFSQVNDRFGHAEGDHLLLALTQLLLLNLRRQDLLCRLAGDRFVVLLPNTGERQAHQLATELGEAVMHFAHRTRQHGERLQLRASTAVAMALDESPETLLQRLNLALAKARSPRLAHSA; via the coding sequence ATGACCTCCCTGCTGAAGCTGCATCGCCTCAAGCTCACCGCGCTGTTCCTGGCGGCCAATATCGGTTTGCTGCTGCACCTGGCGGTGGGCGATCTGAAGGCGGCGTCGGAGTGGGTCTGGCTGGACATCCTCGGCGAGGGCGGCTCGGCGCTGCTGGCGCTGGTGTGGATCGGCCTGGTGCTGAAAAGCCGGCCCGCCGGGCGGGTGACCAACCTGCTGGTGCTGGGGCTGGCGGGGGTGTTCTTCTCCTGGTGGATCGACAGCCTCGATGAGTTCATCCGCATGCCCGACACGGTGCACTGGGACCACTGGCTGGAGTCGGTGCCGATGCCCATCGGCCTGGTGCTGCTGACCCTGGGCATCTACCACTGGCACCGCGAGCAGCTGGCCATCAGCGCGCAGATGGAGAAGCGCGAGCGGCTGTTCCGCGAGCACCGCCAGTTCGACACGCTCACCCCGCTGGGCGACGCCGACTACCTGCGCCGCCAGCTGGAGCTGGGCCTGGGCGAGGCCGCCGCGAACGGCCAGCCGCTGTCGCTGGTGATCCTCGACATCGATGATTTCAGCCAGGTCAACGACCGCTTCGGCCATGCCGAGGGCGACCACCTGCTGCTGGCGCTGACCCAGTTGCTGCTGCTCAACCTGCGCCGCCAGGACCTGCTCTGCCGCCTGGCCGGCGACCGCTTCGTGGTGCTGCTGCCGAACACCGGCGAGCGCCAGGCGCACCAGCTGGCCACGGAGCTGGGCGAGGCGGTGATGCACTTCGCCCACCGCACCCGCCAGCACGGCGAGCGCCTGCAACTGCGCGCCAGCACGGCGGTGGCGATGGCCCTGGACGAGAGCCCCGAGACGCTGCTGCAACGGCTCAACCTGGCCCTGGCGAAGGCCCGCTCGCCGCGCCTGGCCCACAGTGCCTGA
- a CDS encoding fimbrial protein — MLWVLAVFLLASWSHARACALDTGRKTVQAFPASISAPRDIPVGGVIFDTHGWIGTGDAYVRCMELGSHHVSTGFVSSPAAVSGLSGVYATSLEGIGVRVGWAQNSNNLPASIGGGEIMHGSRPRREIPRNHYAPAQRFWVQLVKTNDNPSSGALYVNSVRIYYDNELTNELTFSPTQLVFTKKGCSLRTPDTTVTLPTTNLHHFTGVGSTAREKAFSLNLDCDPDIRISYRVDGLHEAGSVLKNVIGRDMARGIGVQLLKGNGGAPLALGVRNEHLNTGTAGGPSAIPLVARYYQLEPTVSPGQVLTTATLTLFYE; from the coding sequence ATGCTTTGGGTTCTTGCGGTTTTCCTTCTGGCCTCCTGGAGTCATGCCCGTGCATGCGCTTTGGATACGGGGCGTAAAACGGTGCAAGCGTTCCCGGCATCCATCAGCGCACCCCGCGATATTCCTGTCGGCGGAGTCATTTTCGATACCCATGGCTGGATTGGTACGGGCGACGCCTATGTGAGGTGCATGGAGCTCGGCTCTCACCACGTCAGTACGGGCTTCGTCAGTTCGCCCGCAGCGGTTTCGGGTCTCAGCGGGGTTTATGCCACCAGCCTGGAAGGCATTGGGGTGCGGGTCGGCTGGGCACAGAACTCGAACAACCTGCCCGCCAGCATCGGGGGCGGGGAAATCATGCACGGCAGCCGACCTCGCAGGGAGATCCCGCGCAACCACTACGCGCCTGCCCAGCGCTTCTGGGTCCAACTGGTCAAGACCAACGACAACCCCAGCTCAGGGGCGTTGTATGTCAATTCTGTGAGGATCTATTACGACAACGAACTGACCAACGAGCTGACCTTCTCACCCACCCAGCTGGTTTTCACCAAGAAGGGCTGCAGCCTGCGCACCCCTGACACCACGGTGACGTTGCCGACCACCAACCTGCATCACTTCACTGGGGTCGGCAGCACGGCCCGGGAGAAGGCCTTCAGCCTGAATCTCGATTGCGACCCGGATATCCGCATCTCCTACCGTGTGGACGGGCTGCATGAAGCCGGCTCGGTGCTCAAGAACGTGATAGGCCGGGACATGGCCAGGGGCATCGGCGTGCAATTGCTCAAGGGCAATGGCGGGGCGCCCCTGGCGCTGGGCGTCAGGAACGAGCACCTGAACACCGGCACCGCTGGCGGCCCCAGCGCGATTCCGCTGGTCGCGCGCTACTACCAGCTCGAGCCCACGGTCAGCCCGGGGCAGGTGCTGACCACCGCCACCCTCACCCTGTTCTACGAGTAG
- a CDS encoding carbon-nitrogen hydrolase family protein: protein MRIALYQCPPLPLDPEANLARLHRQATEAARRGARLLVGPEMYLSGYNIGRAAAQTLAQPSDGPWAQRIAAIAREQGIAILYGYPERGADGALFNSAQLIDARGERLGNYRKTHLFGELDRGLFSPGEAPCPIIELEGWKLGVLICYDVEFPENVRRLAMAGAELVLVPTANMVPYDFVCDVLVRTRAYESQCYLAYANYCGAEGAIRYCGLSSLNGPDGEQTARAGRDETLLLADIAHEALETSRAAITYLHDRRPELYRP, encoded by the coding sequence ATGCGCATCGCCCTCTACCAGTGCCCGCCCCTGCCGCTGGACCCGGAGGCCAACCTCGCGCGCCTGCACCGCCAGGCCACCGAGGCGGCACGCCGCGGCGCACGCCTGCTGGTGGGCCCGGAGATGTACCTGAGCGGCTACAACATCGGCCGCGCAGCGGCGCAGACCCTGGCCCAGCCCAGCGATGGCCCCTGGGCGCAGCGCATCGCCGCCATCGCCCGCGAGCAAGGCATCGCCATTCTTTACGGCTACCCGGAACGGGGCGCTGACGGCGCCCTGTTCAACTCGGCGCAACTGATCGACGCGCGGGGCGAGCGCCTGGGCAACTACCGCAAGACCCACCTGTTCGGCGAGCTGGACCGGGGCCTGTTCAGCCCTGGCGAGGCGCCCTGCCCGATCATCGAGCTGGAAGGCTGGAAGCTCGGCGTGCTGATCTGCTACGACGTGGAATTCCCCGAGAACGTGCGGCGCCTGGCCATGGCCGGTGCCGAGCTGGTGCTGGTGCCCACCGCCAACATGGTGCCGTACGATTTCGTCTGCGACGTGCTGGTGCGCACCCGCGCCTACGAAAGCCAGTGCTACCTGGCTTACGCCAACTACTGCGGCGCCGAGGGTGCCATCCGCTACTGCGGCCTCTCCAGCCTCAACGGCCCCGACGGCGAGCAGACCGCCCGAGCCGGCCGCGACGAAACCCTGCTGCTGGCCGATATCGCCCACGAAGCCCTGGAAACCTCCCGCGCCGCCATCACCTACCTGCACGACCGCCGGCCGGAGCTGTACCGCCCCTAG